The region AAGATGTGGTTAAGCGAATGCACACTAGCTATTGTCATCGCCGGTGTGATTTCAAAACTTCGCCCTGACCCCCGTCTGCCCCTATTACGGTATGCAGCAGCGTGACACGGAGTAAGCTAGTGTGGAAAATATGCAACCTCAGCTTTGGGTTTCTCAAGTAGAGGATTGtaaactgggtgtgtgtgtgtttttttttttttttttacagctgtaAGGACGGAGTGTTTCGGAGATACCAGGGAGCTCGGACCAAGGATGACTTCCTGAGTTTCGTGGACGAGAAAAAGTGGCAGGATCTCGAACCCGTTTCCTCCTGGTTTGGGCCATCATCCTTCCTGTGAGCACCCAGTATTCTTGCTTTGCTgccgtatgtgtgagtgtgcctgtgtgtgtctttcagggaaagagagtgagagtgagagtgagggagatggagtgtgtgtgtgtgtgtgtgtgtgtgtgtgtgtgtgtgtgtgtgtgtgagagagagaggggcagagggaatgagggaattcgtttgtgtatgtatgtgtgtgcgtgcgtgcatgcgtgtgtgcgtgcaagtgtgtgagtgggggaggAAGAaggaatgtatgtgtgtgtgtgatagagggagggagggagagagggagggagagagagagagagagagagagagagacagagagagagagagagagagagagagggagagggagagggaagaacTCTGTGTGTCCAGCCTGTGGGcctgcacttcctgttgccTCTCTAATCTTTTGCCTCTGCTGCAGCACCACACTCCTCCTGTGTTTCAGCCCCTGCTGCACTCTGATACAGCTGAAAGCAGCCTCAGCTTAACCCCTGCTGTGGACCTGggttaaaataatatttgtttttgattcaaatacttctctgaaTTTGACTAAgattgcctggtgtattggaacaaatgaactGATCCTGAAGGTGTAAAccccgcccatctgctcctccttgcaggctcacatgcaccaggcaagatgaatagagcacagaaaagtatttgaatccgaaactaatacaatttgaaccctgcCCTGCTGTACTCTGTGATTTTGCTGAAAGCAGCCTCTCCCCGCTCCTCTTTCACTtaaggcccgtccacaccaagaacaataactataacGCTAACTATAaacatgttgttttaaaaacctCCAGCCGTCCAACTGAGTCCACGCCGCAactataacaacaataacagtgACTAACGATAtagttgggatcactttcagcgggattttgtcttgctgcatgagcAATAAAGCACTGactgccaatcaaaatccaactGACGTGCGAAATGACATGGCTGAGGGACTATCTACAGAATGTTATCGTTCATCGGTGTGGATGCTCATCGTTCTCGTTATAGTTCTCGTTCTCGGTGTGGGTGGGCCTTTACACTGGCTGTGCCTGTCAGCAGCCAGCCGTTTAATGTGGCTGCTTGTTGTCTTGCAGGATGAACACGATGTCGGGTCTCTTCAAGCTCTCCATGTTTATACGGGTATTCAGATCTGCCTTTCTTCCCTTGTGCTCCCTCCAGTGACAGCATACGTCATCTGTTTGTGTTCCACTTCAACTTGTGAACAAAGAGCTGCATtgattattcatattcatcaaaTATATGCATTTTAGTATATTCATCGATAATGACTGATATTTAAACCATCCCATTAATGAGGCTTTGTTTAGTGCATTCTGGGCTCTACTATTCTGTACTAGTCAATTGCCTTGGTTTTTAGCATTGAATTTTTAATATTGACGTTTTTAATAAAAGTTTTTATCTGATGTCTTTCTGTGGCTGgacacagaataaaataaaatagaatggGTGGGTTGCATATATTAATTTTATAGGCAGGCTACATAGAGTTTTTTATTAATACATAGTCATAGTCATCATTAAAGCTAACTGCATGCCATTGATAGGGTGTGTAATAAAGAGAGCTGTGTAACCTCACACAAACTATAGAAGCAGTATCAGTCTCTTCACTTCACTTAGGGTGGGGATTTTTAATGATATATTTCCTGCATACTAATTCCTTGGgaattattttgtgtgtttggttCCTCACTGCCATTCTGCCCAACCCAGAATAACATTTCCAGGAAAGCTTACAAAAtgaaactgctgttgtttttagaTGACCACAGACCAAAGTTAGTCATCAGAAAACCATTGAGCAAGTTTGAACTCGTTCAGCAACTTGACTTTGGCATTGCACATCGGTTAATGTCTAATTGGCCTTGTCTCAGAAGTGCTGAGGTGCTGTACATTGCTTTAAGCACATATTTGAGCTGTGACTTTAAATGCCTTGTGTTGCCTTGTTTGAGTGTACTGTATGAGATTCAGCTACGCTTACAAAATGTCCGCCAGTTTGTCATCGTGTACTAAAATAGTGAAACTTCCCCATTCAATACGACAGCCTGCCTCTGGTCGGCTGCCTGGTTTTCTGTGGAGTAAATGGTTAATATGAAGCTGATTGTCACTGTGTTGTATCATCATGCAGCACTGCCATAACTACCTCACCGAGCAGATCGGGATCCCGGTGTGGGGGTCCTACACCATCTTTGCCCTGGCGACACTTTTCTCCGGCCTGACCTTGGGTCTGGTGAGTTCACACCGACTTCGTATTTATTGTACAATTTTTACGGAGAGAAACATGCtagtaataaaaacaaaacactcatGGGCTTACTCTGATTGCCCTTCTTTCTGTTGGTATCAGGGCTTGATATTAACTTTTTGCCTCACCAGCCGCTGGCTAGTGGCTTTTCAAACTCACGAGCTAGTAAGCTTTTTCACCATATGCCTTTTGCAAACTACTGCAAGCGAAACCTCACCTGCCAAAGTGGGTAGTGAGGGTGAACGAGTTACACGGCACTGCTGAATTCTACCCGCGTGTGGCGGGCGGCGGGTGTTAATGTCAAGCCGATGCTGCTGTTGCATTGCCCTTTGCAGCGCAGAGCATATTTCATCTCAGGATGTCAGGATGTCGGGGTGCTTTTGCAGTGAAACGGGAGAACTCACCTCCAGCGCCACCACCGCAGCTTGCCCTGCTGCCGTTTTAAATGACGTGGTGTAAACGGACACCTCGCGGCGTTACCGTCCTGCTCTTGAGTTGCATCATGGGAGGTGTACAGGGGCCCCACGGGAGCCGGGTTAAACTGAGTGGGGAATGTCACCATGGGGATGATTTTCAGTAGGTGTGCAAGGCATGAAGGGCAGAGAGAGTGGGCGGGGCTAATGGACATGTGACTGAATCTCAGACACACTGATTGGCTGGAATGCTTCTGCCCACTGGGTTAAAAAACTGACACAGACTGAAGCTCACACTTTCAACCTGGTGCTGGGTGGCAAAGGTCCAATGAAATAAAGGAAAAGCCAGCACTGGAGACTGCAGAATAACAATTTACTCACAACAAGCAACCTCTCAATccaacttttttatttttatttaacctttatttaacagGAAGGCTCTTCAGATAttttatctcttttacaagagAGACCTGCCCAAAAcagcagcaaaaataaataaacattaaagtGAATAACACACAGATTACAAATAAGACAAATAACAACAGTACAAAATGTTAGGGCATAAGATACAATCACAATGCAGTATTTCACACAGGGAGAGGCAGCCGTGACTCTTAAAAGCTTTTAAATTATTCCTTAATAGTTTCTTGGATGGTAAACTTAAAATCCTGAGCCAAGGGCGATGTCTCCAGCGCAATCCTTTCCTGTAAATTAACCCAAGGCCATGGTGCAGAGTGAGAAAAGGCGGCTTTTCCAAAATCAGCCGTAACCCCCAAGGCACATAAGTACCCACCAGGAGGATCTAGTTTGGCAGCTTGGAAAGCATATTATAGAGATAAGGAGGAAGCTTTCCAAGAATAGCGTCATGAATATAAAGATACATATGAAGCTTCCTACGCTGCTTCAGTGAGGTCAAACCACTAACTCATAAAGAGCACGGATGGATCTTCATCGTTGGATTGAATCGTTGTCGGTTGTTTTTGAATGGCTCTCTGCAGTCCAGAGTTTTTCCTGTATTTAATTAATATGGCGGCCTGCCAGGCCCTTTCCTCTGCTGAGTCATCGCCCCTCTGACTCAGTGTGTCATCCTCCTCGTGGTGGGACGCGGTGTTGTAATAATGGGCTAGCAACCCAAAGGCTGCAGGTTAGATTCCCTGGTAGGACCTTGCCGCtgtccccttgagcaatgtacttgacctgaaTTGCTTCGGTTttcccagctgtataaatgtataccATGTGAAAAGTTGTGTTTGTAAGTCCCTGGAAAGTGTCTGCTACGTTCAATGTAGTATAATGACCTCTCCTGTAACACCCACAGATCTTGGTGTTCATCGCAGACTGCGTCTTTCCATCCCGACGATTCTCGTCGCCAAACTACTATCAGAGTGAGTAGCTGTTCCTCGTCGCAGAGAGCAAATGGCGGAGAATGACCGCGTGGGCCATCCATGTCTGTGATGGCTTCCGTTTTGTGTGTGGATTGTGGGTCTGTATGGATGATTGCAGGTGTTTTATAGTAAACAGGCCTCTGATCAGGGACATATTCTGTGCAATGCTAGCTTAGAGAAGGGGCAGAGTGGAAGCACGCTTGTGCAACACTTTTTATGGGAAATTGATCCTCCAGGCACTTAAATGTGGTGTGTTATTCTTAAAGAAGAACGGACTCACTGGTATTTACATGTGGTGTGTTACTCTTACAGAGGAACAGGCTCAGTGGTATTTAAATGTGGCGTGTTACTCTTAAAGAAGAACGGACTCACTGGTATTTACATGTGGTGTGTTACTCTTACAGAGGAACAGGCTCAGTGGTATTTAAATGTGGTGTGTTACTCTTAAAGAAGAACAGGCTCAGTGGCAGTTAAATGTGGTGTGTTACTCTTACAGAGGGACCTGTTCAGTGGTATTTAAATATGGTTTGTTACTCTTACAAAGAACAGGCTCAATGGCAGTTAAATGTGGTGTGTTATTCTTACAGAACAACAGACTCATTGGTATTTAATGTGGTGTGTTACTCTTATAGAAGAACAGGCTCAGTGGCAGTTAAATGTGGTGTATTATTCTTACAGAAGAACAGACTCATTGGTATTTAAATGTGGTGTGTTATTCTTGCAGAGAAACAGGCCCTCAAACAGGCCCGGTTGATGAAACAGCTGGAGGTCGAGCACGAGGCGGAcggggaggaagaggacgaggaagaagaggaagaggactACTACGATAGAGACCAAGACGAtttgtggaggaggggggtgccCGAGGGGCGGCCCGAGCCCAGGACAGGGGACCTTCCGGAGGACACAGTGCGAAGGAGGGTCCTAGGCACtggtgatgatgaggaggatgaggaggacaCCTAGTGGCCGGGAGGGGAACTGCAGACGCCTGCAAACGGCACGGAAGAGCTTGGGACTTGCAGCGGCGGGGGTTGCCGAAGCAGACGGTGTGGCTGGCCAGCTACGCTTACGGTTTTCTCTCCACCTTTGCAGGAGTGTGCCGGACTCTCCATACAGAATAGCATCCTCACGACTGCACACACTCCCGGGGGGAAGACGACTATCGTCATTTCAGAAGTTCGCGTTTTTATTTTGGGCGGGACAGGGTTTTTTTTCGGTTTAAGTGATGACCTGGAGTAAAATCTTTTGCGAATATTTCTTATTGTTTTTATCGTATCTCCTTTATATTAATCAATGTTAACGTATTATGCCGAGTTTGTGCCGAGACGCCCCTctagagaagaaaaaaactgttatGTGGCTAGTTTTGTGAACAGTTTGGCTTttctaaccccctccccccccccccagcttgcTTGTTGCAAGAAATCCTGTCATTCTGAGAGCTATATGCCTTCCTTTCACCTACTTACTCCACTGTTACCTATTTCTCCAATTAATATGGTTTGAGGTTTCCACTCCTGTGTGTCTGATTGGCCGACGGGCTGGCACTTGGTTTGGCACTGAAGTGAAATGTGTGGTCTGGTCGCAGTCAGGATGTGTGCATGACCTGCCTCTTTCATGCAGCTGGACTGACTCTTTCATTCGCACGGCTGTTCCGCGGTTACTCTCTAAAAAGGAACCGACGGGCACGGTCTCGAGAGGAATGCACTGCACACATCCCCCTTATTCGCTTCGAGTTCCGTTTTTGCCCGAAAAgtgaaaataacattgaactgcTTCTTGTGcgcatatttttttaaagtataatGGGGTTGTTTGTGCTTTAAATGGAATCAATTCCTTCAATTGAGTCCGTTGAGTGATGTTGGCTTTatcagtttagtttttttttcttttttttttataactctTAACTTAACTTGTTACAATTTGGGCATTGGCTGATTCCCACTTGACAGTTTTGATGGTGACttagccttttcttttttttttttgctttgtttttacaCTCTTAACAGCAGGATGTGCTTGGCATTATCTATGCCTGCTGCTCCCCAAGGCTTTTCCTATTGCTGTCTATACTAACCTTCAGTTTACATGCATGTAAAataacgtttttttattttgttcgtTTTCTTGAGGTCAAATGGCAAATTTCCTTCTGAAATATCCAGAGTCAATCAAAAGCTTTCTCTTTTGTGAACGGCCCTGATGAACGGTATGGCTGCCGGATCTCCTGGAGCCCAGGTCAGACGCTGTCCTCCTTAGTACGGACGAATCGGGGCCGAACGCTGGGGCGCTACCTATAGCAGGTGTCAAAGAGGAGATTCACTGGGCGGCACCTTTGTTCCGAATTTGCGCCGTCGTAAGTGGAACAGCCTTGGGTCTGCTGGGAGTTGTGGGAATTGTGGGAGTAAAACGCAAGCCTGTTCTCACAGGGGCTGCTGGGATATGTTATCAGTGAACGATGGTAAGGCTTGCGCAGGCTGTGGGCGACGTACCCATGGTGCTGCTTTCAGGCCTAAaataagca is a window of Conger conger chromosome 1, fConCon1.1, whole genome shotgun sequence DNA encoding:
- the tmx1 gene encoding thioredoxin-related transmembrane protein 1 yields the protein MAPLTICRIRPPTIFWRSALHLFGLIVVSVCLTSRTALAKKNHLRVVTDGNWEEILEGEWMIEFFAPWCPACQQLQPVWNEFAEWGEDIGVNIAKVDVTEQPGLSGRFIITALPTIYHCKDGVFRRYQGARTKDDFLSFVDEKKWQDLEPVSSWFGPSSFLMNTMSGLFKLSMFIRHCHNYLTEQIGIPVWGSYTIFALATLFSGLTLGLILVFIADCVFPSRRFSSPNYYQKKQALKQARLMKQLEVEHEADGEEEDEEEEEEDYYDRDQDDLWRRGVPEGRPEPRTGDLPEDTVRRRVLGTGDDEEDEEDT